The following proteins are co-located in the Pseudomonas cavernae genome:
- a CDS encoding RidA family protein: MDIQRLRTEQRYSEIVIHQGTVYLAGQLADDLGGDIRQQTRETLANIDRMLAEAGSDKSRILSVTIYLKDTDADYAGMNAEWDAWVAKGAAPARATVESRLYAPEVLVEMTVIAAQL; the protein is encoded by the coding sequence ATGGACATCCAGCGCCTGCGCACTGAACAACGCTACAGCGAGATCGTCATCCACCAGGGCACCGTCTACCTGGCCGGCCAGCTGGCGGATGACCTCGGTGGCGACATTCGCCAGCAGACCCGCGAGACCCTGGCCAACATCGACCGCATGCTCGCCGAGGCCGGCAGCGACAAGTCGCGCATCCTCTCGGTGACCATCTACCTGAAGGACACCGACGCCGACTACGCCGGCATGAACGCCGAGTGGGACGCCTGGGTGGCCAAAGGCGCCGCCCCGGCCCGCGCCACCGTCGAGTCGCGGCTGTATGCGCCCGAAGTGCTGGTGGAAATGACGGTGATCGCCGCCCAGCTTTGA